The genomic region GAGTCGCGCCCGGGGGTCCGGTGCGTCGGAGAGGTCCTGCGCCAGCGCGGGGGCCGGCGGGCCCACCTCGATCGTCGGCGGGACCGCCGCCGCCGTCAGGGACAGCACCCAGGCTCCGGCCGTCAGCGCGGCTCCGAGAACCAGGGCGCGGCGGGGACGCCTGCGGAAGGCACGGTGGAAGCGGACCGGGTTCTCGACGAGGCGCAGGGTCAGCCACGCCAGGCCCAGCGCCGCCGCGCACAGCGCGAGGGCGAGCGGCACGCCGGCCGTTCCGTCGGCGCGGCCCAGCGCCGCCGGGGCCATGACCAGCAGCGGCCAGTGCCACAGGTACCAGCCGTACGAGAGTCCGCCGAGCCATACCATCGGCCGCCGCCCGAGCAGCCACCCCGCACCGTGCGCCGTGGGCGCGCAGCCGCCGGCCAGGACGAGCACCGTGCCGGCGACCGGCAGGAGGGCGTGGTGGCCGGGGTAGGGCGTCCCGTCGTCGTAGCGGAGCGCTGCCAGCGTGACGCAGGCCAGGCCCAGCCAGGTCAGCGGGGCCGCGAGTGCGGCGGGCAGCCGTTCCAGCCGGCCGGTGCCCAGCGCCAGGAGGGCGCCGGCACCCAGTTCCCAGGCCCGGGTGAAGGAGCCGAAGTACGCCCAGGGCGCCGACGCGTTCGTCACGAGGACGCCTGCCGCGAACGACCCCAGGCACAGGGCTCCGAGCAGCGCCGCGACCGGGCGGCGCCGGCCGCGGGCGACCCACCAGGTGAGCAGCAGGAGCAGCGGCCACACCAGGTAGAACTGCTCCTCCACGGCGAGGGACCAGAAGTGCTGGAACGGCGACGGCGGGCTGTTCTGGGCGAGATAGTCCGTACCGGCGGCCGCCAGCCGGAAGTTGACGGCGTACAGCGCACTGGCGAGAGCGTCGCCGGCGTACTCGGCGAGCCGCGCCTTCGACAGGAACAGCCATGCCCCGCCCAGCGTGACGGCGATGACCAGGGACGACGCCGGGAGCAGCCGCAGTGCCCGGCGGGCGTAGAAGGAACGCACCGACACCCGTCCGGTGGTGGCGAGTTCGCGCAGCAGCAGCGAGGTGATGAGGAAGCCGGAGATCACGAAGAAGACGTCGACACCGGTGTAGCCGCCGCTCACCCGGGTCACGCCCGCGTGGGAGAGCACCACCAGCGCGACGGCCACCGCGCGCAGCCCCTGGATGTCGAGCCGTGGCGTGTGGCGGCCCTCGGGCGTCGCGGGTCTGCCGCTCGCCGGGGCGGTGCGAGACCCGGCGGACGTGGTGCTCGGCATCGGGTGGCTCCTCGGGGCGGCTGACATGCTTCGGCCGAGAAGACCGGTCCGGCCGCCGCACCGGTTCCGCCGGTGTCGCCCTGATTCGCCCGCCCGGCGAAGGTTCAGCCGCGGGAAACCGGCGGTTCACCGTCGTGCAGCCGGGCGACAAGGAACGCCGAGCCCTGGGAGCGATGGAGAGCCCTGGGGTGCCGAGGCGGTGGGGTTTCATCGGCACCCCAGGACGTTCGGGGGTGGTGCGCAGCGCGCGGGGCGTGGTCAGCCGCCGTGGAGGTGGCTCGGGCTGACGCCCGTCGTGCTGCCTTCGCCGCCCGCCCGACCTCGTGGTCGAGGCTGACGAACTTCCCGCCGGACTGCCATGGGGCGGGCTTGAGCAGGGCGTACTCGGCCTCGTCCCAGGTGGCCCGGTCGTCGCCCAGAAGTCCCTCGGTGTCACCGGTGTCGGGGTTGAGGCACCAGAGGATGTGGTGGATGCCGTTCTCCACCACAGGATCGCGCAGCGCCTTCGTCCACCTCTCGTGCGGGCCGCCGTCGAGGTGACCGCCCTTGCCCTCGGTGTGGAGCCGGTCCGTGCCGGTGACAGCGGCCAGGACCGGGGCCGGCCACTTTCTCATCGGTGACTTCATCCGTCGTCGCCCTTCACGGGGGTAAGGCGGGCAGAGACGCCTGGGAGCGCTCCCATGCGTTGCTCACATGAAGCCAGCGGGACGGCTGGTGTGTCAATGGACATGTCAAACTTCATTACTTGAAGGCGCCGGACAGGCCGTCACCCCTCCCGGTCCGCCGATTTTCACGACAGGGAGTCATGAATTTGAGCTCACGAGACATGAATTTGCGCAGCGGCGTGGACTTCCTTGCATAGGTACTCCTAGCCTGTGGGTCGTCCGCAGAGCCCCCACGAGCCGCAAGGACGACCCACACGTGACCCCACCACCCAGACACCGTCCGTTCAGACGCTCCGTGTCCGTCTCCCTCTCCCTGGCCCTGACGGCCGTCGGCACCGCGGCGGCGGTGGTCCTGGCCGGCGCTCCGGCCGCGCAGGCCGCCGCGGTCCCCGCGCCCTCCCCCGTCGGCATGTCCGGCCGGGGCGCCACCGTCCCCTTCAAGGAACAGGAAGCCGAGTACGCCGCCACCAACGGCACCCTGATCGGCCCCGACCGCCGCTACGGCGCCCTGCCGTCCGAGGCGTCCGGCCGGCAGGCGGTGACCCTCGACTCAGCAGGCGAGTACGTCGAGTTCACGCTCGCCGCCCCCGCGAACGCCATGACGTTCCGCTACTCGCTGCCGGACAACGCGGCCGGGACGGGCCGGGACGCCTCTCTCGACCTGCGGGTCGACGGCACCTCGCTCAAGAGCGTGCCGGTGACATCGAAGTACGGCTGGTACTACGGGGGTTACCCCTTCAACAACAATCCGGGCGACACCGACCCGCACCACTTCTACGACGAGACCCGGACCATGTTCGGGTCAACCCTGGCCGCCGGTACGAAGGTGAGGCTCCAGGTCACCTCCACCGCCACCTCACCGTCGTTCACCATCGACCTGGCGGACTTCGAACAGGTGGGCGCCCCCGTCGGCAGGCCCTCCGGGGCGCTGGACGTGGTGGGCGACTTCGGCGCGGACCCGACGGGTGCCGCCGACTCCACCGCGAAGATCCAGGCAGCGGTGGACGCCGGCCGCACGCAGGGCAAGGAGGTGTACATCCCGCAGGGCACCTTCAAGGTCCAGGACCACATCGTCGTCGACAAGGTGACCCTG from Streptomyces sp. QL37 harbors:
- a CDS encoding acyltransferase family protein, giving the protein MPSTTSAGSRTAPASGRPATPEGRHTPRLDIQGLRAVAVALVVLSHAGVTRVSGGYTGVDVFFVISGFLITSLLLRELATTGRVSVRSFYARRALRLLPASSLVIAVTLGGAWLFLSKARLAEYAGDALASALYAVNFRLAAAGTDYLAQNSPPSPFQHFWSLAVEEQFYLVWPLLLLLTWWVARGRRRPVAALLGALCLGSFAAGVLVTNASAPWAYFGSFTRAWELGAGALLALGTGRLERLPAALAAPLTWLGLACVTLAALRYDDGTPYPGHHALLPVAGTVLVLAGGCAPTAHGAGWLLGRRPMVWLGGLSYGWYLWHWPLLVMAPAALGRADGTAGVPLALALCAAALGLAWLTLRLVENPVRFHRAFRRRPRRALVLGAALTAGAWVLSLTAAAVPPTIEVGPPAPALAQDLSDAPDPRARLTELLASAPAALPGNLTPPLPEVKSARSAVYRDGCHVDHAATGTRPCVYGDRTSSRTVVLFGDSHAAQWFPALQRLATTRGWKLVSLTKASCKVADLTIVSGHKPYTACDTWRSDAIARIAALRPDLVVASSSDAGDPERPAADPLRQWTTGFENTYRDLGASGTRVAALLDTPWPKGDPVDCAARNSLQLHACANHLPDAIRDATRGAAVRAAAATTATTVVDPTPWLCVPRTGICPAVVGDTAVHRDDSHLSEAYAEALAPVLAPALDRLMGAS